In Kocuria turfanensis, a single genomic region encodes these proteins:
- a CDS encoding pirin family protein has product MTNLDARPEEVVCAEGGGGPQLLPPRDVPLGGPRAMTVRRTLPQRRRSLIGSWCFLDHYGPDPVSASGGMRVARHPHTGLATVSLLFTGAIAHQDSAGYRAIVRPGEVNLMVAGRGISHQEFSTPDTGLLHGVQLWYALPDRTRHTAPTFEHYAPEPVPGPGSLLRVYLGALAGSVSPVRTHTPPLLAAEIALDAGARLELAVDPAFEHGVLLDAGDLVLEGDPVPAGHLAYLPPGRARLVLQAGPRPVRALLIGGEPLGERIVMWWNFVGRSHAEVAAYRAAWQAEIGAEPAPDGEADPRFGPYPEGQPAPLPAPALPTVPLRPRG; this is encoded by the coding sequence ATGACCAATCTGGATGCGCGCCCCGAGGAGGTCGTCTGCGCCGAGGGCGGCGGCGGCCCGCAGCTGCTCCCGCCGCGCGACGTGCCGCTGGGCGGGCCCCGGGCGATGACCGTGCGCCGGACCCTGCCCCAGCGCCGGCGGAGCCTGATCGGCTCCTGGTGCTTCCTGGACCACTACGGCCCGGACCCGGTCTCCGCGTCCGGGGGGATGCGGGTGGCCCGGCACCCGCACACCGGCCTGGCCACGGTGAGCCTGCTCTTCACCGGGGCGATCGCCCACCAGGACTCCGCCGGGTACCGCGCGATCGTGCGCCCCGGCGAGGTCAACCTCATGGTCGCCGGACGCGGGATCTCCCATCAGGAGTTCTCGACCCCGGACACCGGCCTCCTGCACGGGGTGCAGCTGTGGTACGCCCTGCCGGACCGGACCCGGCACACGGCCCCGACCTTCGAGCACTACGCACCGGAGCCCGTGCCCGGCCCGGGCAGCCTGCTGCGGGTGTACCTGGGCGCCCTGGCCGGGTCCGTCTCCCCGGTGCGGACCCACACCCCGCCCCTGCTGGCCGCCGAGATCGCCCTGGACGCCGGCGCCCGGCTGGAACTGGCGGTGGACCCGGCCTTCGAGCACGGGGTGCTGCTCGACGCCGGGGACCTCGTCCTCGAGGGGGACCCGGTGCCGGCGGGCCACCTGGCCTATCTGCCCCCGGGCCGGGCGCGCCTGGTCCTGCAGGCCGGGCCGCGCCCGGTGCGGGCGCTGCTGATCGGCGGGGAGCCCCTGGGCGAGCGCATCGTGATGTGGTGGAACTTCGTGGGCCGCAGCCACGCGGAGGTCGCCGCCTACCGGGCGGCATGGCAGGCGGAGATCGGAGCCGAACCGGCGCCGGACGGGGAGGCCGACCCGCGCTTCGGCCCCTATCCGGAGGGACAGCCCGCTCCGCTGCCGGCCCCCGCCCTGCCCACCGTCCCGCTGCGCCCGCGCGGCTGA